One Planctomycetota bacterium DNA segment encodes these proteins:
- a CDS encoding DUF255 domain-containing protein yields MTHGDAPRHTNHLVHETSPYLLQHAHNPVDWRPWGRDAFDLARREDKPIFLSVGYSTCHWCHVMAHQSFEDEEVAAIMNAHFVNIKVDREELPDVDEQYMLATQLFTQRGGWPNSVILTPDGRPWYAGTYYPKAQFMQLLASLAAAWRDQRPQVREQADNFATAIRQAGSRRGSDDQTALEPTILADALAYFRRAYDEKRGGFGGAPKFPPHGALALFNFTQTQSPNLDDQAILTQTLDAMMRGGLYDHVGGGFHRYSTDSRWFLPHFEKMLYDNAQLIRAYTDAYALTRHEPYRRVVAETFGWIERRMTDPAGGFYSALDADSEGEEGKYYLWRYDELVDLLGETDGKRFAETYGATPAGNYYEEATRHHTGTNHLFLPQPAADASQFDAMRLKLRTVRDQRVPPHLDDKVLASWNALLIGSLAHAGKVLGERRYTDAANRAADFIFKHMMRDGDLRRTWRKGEAKLPAYLDDYAYLVSALLDLHEATGDAPRLDQARMLAERMIERFYDPRDGGFYFTQAEHDKLLLRSKEIGAGGNMPSGNGIAAAAMTRLAILDDDLRLSGLARQTLEVSAGLMATQPHGTEGLILAYARYHAAAAKLPTAGANALVISEPIVAALFGVPDTIQPGERFDITVKIAVAPGWHVYAHDDEATDHIGLALAAGEDAGFVVSDVQYPAGEAMLDPFTKQSIMTCRGRCAIRATAAAPGTIGEVLPLRLTVQACGEERCLEPRTLKFDAPLR; encoded by the coding sequence ATGACCCACGGCGACGCGCCCCGACATACCAACCACCTCGTTCACGAAACCAGCCCGTACCTGTTGCAGCATGCGCATAATCCGGTGGACTGGCGCCCGTGGGGCCGCGACGCGTTCGACCTCGCCCGGCGGGAGGACAAGCCGATCTTCCTGAGCGTGGGGTACTCGACGTGCCATTGGTGTCACGTCATGGCGCATCAGTCGTTCGAGGACGAGGAAGTCGCGGCGATCATGAACGCGCACTTCGTGAACATCAAGGTCGACCGCGAGGAACTGCCCGATGTCGATGAGCAGTACATGCTCGCCACGCAACTGTTCACGCAGCGCGGCGGGTGGCCCAATTCGGTGATCCTCACGCCCGATGGTCGCCCGTGGTACGCCGGGACGTATTACCCCAAGGCGCAGTTCATGCAGTTGCTGGCGAGTCTCGCCGCCGCGTGGCGCGATCAGCGCCCGCAGGTTCGGGAGCAGGCCGACAACTTCGCGACCGCCATCCGTCAGGCCGGTTCGCGCCGCGGTTCGGATGATCAGACGGCGCTGGAGCCGACGATCCTCGCCGACGCCCTCGCCTACTTCCGCCGCGCGTACGATGAGAAGCGCGGCGGGTTCGGCGGCGCGCCCAAGTTTCCGCCGCATGGGGCGCTGGCGCTCTTCAACTTCACGCAGACCCAATCGCCGAATCTCGACGATCAGGCGATCCTCACGCAGACGCTCGACGCCATGATGAGGGGCGGACTCTACGACCACGTCGGCGGCGGGTTTCATCGTTATTCGACCGATTCCCGCTGGTTTTTGCCGCATTTTGAGAAGATGCTCTACGACAACGCGCAGCTCATCCGCGCTTACACCGATGCGTACGCGCTGACGCGGCACGAACCCTACCGGCGCGTCGTCGCCGAGACGTTCGGCTGGATCGAACGGCGGATGACCGACCCGGCGGGCGGGTTCTACTCGGCCCTCGACGCCGACAGCGAAGGCGAGGAAGGCAAGTATTACCTGTGGCGATATGACGAGCTAGTCGATCTGCTCGGCGAAACCGATGGGAAGCGATTCGCCGAAACGTATGGCGCGACGCCGGCGGGCAACTACTACGAGGAAGCGACGCGGCATCACACGGGGACGAACCATCTGTTCCTCCCGCAGCCGGCGGCGGACGCGTCGCAGTTCGATGCGATGCGCCTGAAGCTGCGCACGGTGCGCGATCAGCGCGTGCCGCCGCATCTTGATGACAAGGTGCTTGCAAGCTGGAACGCCCTGCTGATCGGTTCGCTGGCGCATGCGGGGAAGGTGCTCGGCGAGCGGCGCTACACCGACGCGGCGAACCGCGCGGCCGACTTCATTTTCAAGCACATGATGCGCGACGGCGATCTTCGGCGGACATGGCGCAAGGGCGAAGCGAAACTGCCGGCGTATCTCGACGACTATGCCTACCTCGTCAGCGCCCTGCTCGACTTGCACGAAGCGACCGGCGACGCGCCTCGTCTCGATCAGGCGCGCATGCTGGCGGAGCGGATGATCGAGCGATTCTACGATCCGCGCGACGGCGGGTTCTATTTCACGCAGGCCGAGCATGACAAGCTGCTCTTGCGGTCGAAGGAGATCGGGGCCGGCGGGAACATGCCGTCGGGCAACGGCATAGCGGCGGCGGCGATGACGCGGCTGGCGATCCTCGACGATGACCTGCGCCTGTCGGGGCTGGCGCGGCAGACGCTTGAGGTCAGCGCCGGCTTGATGGCGACGCAGCCGCATGGGACCGAGGGGCTGATTCTCGCGTACGCCCGCTATCACGCCGCGGCGGCGAAATTGCCGACGGCCGGCGCCAACGCGCTCGTCATCAGCGAGCCAATCGTCGCGGCCTTGTTCGGCGTGCCCGACACGATTCAACCCGGCGAGCGGTTCGACATCACCGTCAAAATCGCCGTCGCGCCGGGGTGGCATGTTTACGCACACGACGATGAAGCGACGGATCACATCGGGCTCGCGCTTGCCGCGGGCGAGGATGCGGGGTTCGTCGTCAGCGATGTGCAGTACCCGGCGGGAGAGGCGATGTTGGATCCATTCACGAAGCAGTCGATCATGACGTGCCGTGGGCGATGCGCGATCCGGGCGACCGCCGCCGCGCCGGGGACGATCGGCGAGGTTCTGCCGCTGCGGCTGACGGTGCAGGCGTGCGGCGAAGAGCGGTGTCTGGAGCCGCGGACGTTGAAGTTCGATGCGCCGCTTCGATGA
- a CDS encoding glycosyltransferase encodes MRVLMLGWEFPPFISGGLGTACYGLTRAMSRQNIEVVFVLPKPVPASASASGHVKLVSPASPLKNIGHDGDDDDESISEAERLRRAVERAGVEFRAIPSPIASPYPAAPPSPGARRKRVRFGRIEYIEELDHGAYSPRAKAAIARIAAALPEPTHHHRPPAGNDYAGNVVDEAQRYAHLALRLARAEHFDVIHAHDWMTYPAALAVAGASGRPLVVHVHSTEFDRSGEHVNQQIYDIERRGMHGAISVVCVSYLTRNICIHRYGVPASKVHVVYNGIESDAALPPRTGIRKADRIVLFLGRITMQKGPEYFVAAAKKVLDKIDNVKFVMAGSGDMAQQVIAMAAEMDIGHKVLFTGFLRGADVEKVFRMADVYVMPSVSEPFGIAPLEAIRHDVPVIISRNSGVAEVIQHALKVDFWDVDDMADKIIAVLRHPPLSQTMREHADIEARQLTWDGAAHKCMQIYQQSLRAMMHPAQALR; translated from the coding sequence ATGCGTGTGTTGATGCTCGGCTGGGAATTTCCGCCGTTTATCAGCGGTGGGCTCGGAACCGCCTGCTACGGCCTGACGCGCGCCATGAGCCGGCAGAACATCGAGGTCGTCTTCGTCCTGCCCAAGCCCGTCCCCGCCTCCGCCTCCGCCTCCGGTCATGTCAAGCTTGTCAGCCCCGCCTCGCCGCTCAAGAACATCGGACACGACGGCGACGACGATGACGAATCGATCAGCGAAGCCGAGCGCCTGCGCCGCGCGGTCGAACGCGCCGGCGTCGAGTTCCGCGCGATCCCTTCGCCGATCGCAAGCCCCTATCCCGCCGCCCCGCCCTCGCCCGGCGCGCGTCGCAAGCGCGTGCGCTTCGGGCGCATCGAATACATCGAAGAACTCGATCATGGCGCCTACTCCCCCCGCGCCAAAGCCGCCATCGCACGGATCGCCGCCGCGCTCCCCGAACCGACGCACCATCATCGCCCCCCCGCCGGCAACGACTACGCCGGCAACGTCGTCGATGAAGCCCAGCGCTACGCGCATCTGGCGCTGCGCCTCGCCCGCGCGGAGCATTTTGACGTCATTCACGCGCATGACTGGATGACCTACCCCGCCGCGCTCGCCGTCGCCGGCGCGTCCGGCCGGCCGCTCGTCGTGCATGTCCACTCCACCGAATTCGACCGCTCCGGCGAGCACGTCAACCAGCAGATCTACGACATCGAACGCCGCGGCATGCACGGCGCGATCTCCGTCGTCTGCGTCTCCTACCTGACCCGCAACATCTGCATCCACCGCTACGGCGTCCCGGCCTCCAAAGTCCATGTCGTCTACAACGGCATCGAGTCCGACGCCGCCCTGCCCCCGCGCACCGGCATCCGCAAAGCCGATCGCATCGTCCTGTTCCTCGGCCGTATCACCATGCAGAAAGGCCCCGAATATTTCGTCGCGGCCGCCAAGAAAGTCCTCGACAAGATCGACAACGTCAAGTTCGTCATGGCCGGTTCGGGCGACATGGCCCAGCAGGTCATCGCCATGGCCGCCGAGATGGACATCGGACACAAGGTGCTCTTCACCGGCTTCCTCCGCGGCGCGGACGTCGAGAAAGTCTTCCGCATGGCCGACGTCTATGTCATGCCCAGCGTGTCCGAACCGTTCGGCATCGCGCCGCTGGAGGCGATCCGTCACGACGTGCCCGTGATCATCAGCCGCAACTCCGGCGTGGCGGAGGTCATTCAGCACGCGCTGAAGGTCGACTTCTGGGACGTGGACGACATGGCCGACAAGATCATCGCCGTGCTGCGTCATCCGCCGCTCAGCCAGACGATGCGCGAGCACGCGGACATCGAGGCGCGGCAGCTCACATGGGACGGGGCCGCGCACAAGTGCATGCAGATCTACCAGCAGTCGCTCCGCGCCATGATGCACCCGGCGCAGGCCCTGCGTTGA
- the prmC gene encoding peptide chain release factor N(5)-glutamine methyltransferase, whose translation MSQRKHAGEEMNWTTRRLLDWTTAYLQKKQVDSPRLCAEMLMAHVLEIPRIHLYMDLDRPASPLERAAFRELVEKAAAQHPVQYLMGYAYFFSMIFEVNEHVLIPRPCTEMLVEHVIQHARHVPGFASPQIADLGTGSGCIAVALAKHLPAARIVAVDTSAAALEVAKRNAAKHGVSDRIDFVEGDLFEALGGRRFSYIVSNPPYISDAEWAEVEANVKDYEPTGALRAGADGLEVLRRLIAAAGGYLAEPGQLVVEIAASQKAAVIALVKGEKGLREPRVMADHEGFDRMLLADGDQS comes from the coding sequence ATGTCGCAACGCAAGCATGCCGGCGAAGAGATGAACTGGACGACGCGCCGCCTGCTGGACTGGACGACGGCGTATCTCCAGAAAAAGCAGGTGGATTCGCCGCGCCTCTGCGCGGAGATGCTCATGGCCCACGTGCTGGAGATTCCGCGCATCCATCTGTACATGGACCTGGACCGCCCGGCGAGCCCCTTGGAGCGCGCGGCGTTCCGCGAGCTGGTCGAGAAGGCGGCGGCGCAGCATCCGGTGCAGTACCTGATGGGCTACGCCTATTTTTTCTCGATGATCTTCGAGGTGAACGAACACGTGCTGATTCCGCGGCCGTGCACGGAGATGCTCGTGGAGCATGTGATTCAACATGCGCGGCACGTGCCGGGGTTCGCCTCGCCGCAGATCGCCGACCTCGGGACCGGCAGCGGTTGCATCGCGGTGGCGCTGGCCAAGCACTTGCCCGCCGCGCGCATCGTCGCGGTCGACACGAGCGCGGCGGCGCTGGAGGTGGCCAAGCGCAACGCGGCGAAGCATGGCGTGAGCGATCGGATCGATTTCGTGGAGGGCGATCTGTTCGAGGCGCTGGGCGGGCGGCGGTTTTCATACATTGTGTCCAATCCGCCGTACATCAGCGACGCGGAATGGGCGGAGGTGGAGGCGAATGTGAAGGATTACGAGCCGACGGGAGCGCTGCGGGCGGGGGCGGACGGATTGGAAGTGCTGCGCCGTCTGATCGCGGCGGCGGGGGGATACCTGGCGGAGCCGGGGCAACTGGTGGTCGAGATCGCCGCATCGCAGAAGGCGGCGGTAATCGCGTTGGTGAAGGGCGAGAAGGGACTCAGGGAGCCGCGCGTGATGGCGGATCATGAGGGGTTTGATCGGATGCTGCTGGCGGATGGTGATCAATCGTGA
- a CDS encoding YheU family protein, with product MASIEIPYQKLAPATLEAVLEEYVTRDGTDDRDAAHKIRQVMAQLEKGEAVIVFDDESGTCHVVRT from the coding sequence ATGGCGTCGATCGAAATTCCTTATCAGAAACTCGCCCCGGCGACGCTTGAAGCGGTGCTCGAGGAGTATGTGACGCGGGACGGTACGGACGATCGGGACGCCGCCCATAAAATCCGGCAGGTCATGGCTCAACTCGAAAAGGGCGAAGCGGTCATCGTGTTCGACGACGAAAGTGGCACATGCCACGTCGTCCGAACATAA
- a CDS encoding sigma-70 family RNA polymerase sigma factor, which produces MSDPTQQTLAAAAAGDPDAWRQLVEAYSGRVYGLLYRQCGNADLAEEMTQATFAKIVSKLAAYDEQGRFEAWLFRIAVNRLRDELRRRKRQAVSIDFDATPPEAMGQFANGPTPTDALEKSERIAQLRAAVERLSEPDRELLDLRFTAGLSFAQIAEVLEQPLGTVLARGHRALKKLRDMLEETEP; this is translated from the coding sequence ATGAGCGACCCGACGCAACAGACGCTCGCAGCAGCCGCCGCCGGTGATCCGGACGCTTGGCGGCAGTTGGTGGAGGCGTACAGCGGTCGGGTGTACGGCCTGCTCTATCGGCAGTGCGGCAACGCCGACCTGGCCGAGGAAATGACGCAGGCGACGTTTGCCAAGATCGTCAGCAAACTCGCCGCGTACGACGAGCAGGGCCGGTTCGAAGCGTGGTTGTTTCGAATTGCCGTCAATCGTTTGCGGGACGAGCTTCGCCGCCGCAAGCGACAGGCCGTGTCGATCGACTTCGATGCGACGCCGCCGGAAGCGATGGGGCAATTCGCCAACGGGCCCACGCCCACGGACGCTCTGGAAAAGTCCGAACGCATCGCCCAGCTCCGCGCCGCCGTCGAGCGCCTGTCCGAGCCGGACCGCGAGCTTCTGGACCTCCGCTTCACCGCGGGCCTGAGCTTCGCGCAGATCGCCGAAGTTTTGGAACAACCCCTGGGCACCGTGCTGGCAAGAGGCCACCGGGCCCTGAAAAAATTGAGAGACATGCTCGAAGAAACCGAGCCCTGA
- the ilvB gene encoding biosynthetic-type acetolactate synthase large subunit, whose translation MTTARSQSSLDTRIDSLAAAPKTDKYVGLKGAEIFHQLMAEHQVEVMFGYPGGAILPVFDAIHNSPHFKFILTRHEQGAGHMAEGYARVTGKPGIVLVTSGPGATNVVTAMQDALMDGTPLIVFTGQVATAAIGSDAFQEADVTGITRSCTKWNVLVKDVRDLPRYINQAFHIATTGRPGPVLVDLPKDVTAATLREPVVAEPHMPGYHVRELGTSDEIQRVADMINGSKRPVFYVGQGVIQAGGSEVLRACALAGDIPTTTTLQGLGAFDESHPLSLHMLGMHGSAYANWAMQKADCLIAVGARFDDRITGRLSGFAPEAKKAHAEGRGGIIHFDIAPEQIGKNVPVSIGVEGDARKNLELLLPLIQKRDRSEWLAQINEWKRKYPFRYKPDNRPGHMKPQQVIEELYRQTNGEAIIATGVGQHQMWAAQFYKYKYPRHWITSGGLGTMGYGVPASIGAKLAVMVEAEKRGGKNPIVVDIDGDGSFCMTAMEMATAAQYGIGAKILILNNDFQGMVKQWQDLFYQERYSHTEMHNPDFKLLAEAMHCKGVRCESAADLPAKMKEFLEADGPVVGDFLVEKHEHVWPMVPAGATLDEMQLGVIGELAGD comes from the coding sequence ATGACTACCGCACGCTCTCAATCCTCCCTCGACACACGGATCGACTCCCTCGCCGCCGCACCCAAGACCGATAAATACGTCGGCCTCAAGGGCGCGGAAATCTTCCATCAGCTCATGGCTGAGCACCAAGTCGAAGTCATGTTCGGCTACCCCGGCGGGGCCATCCTCCCCGTCTTCGACGCCATTCATAACTCCCCGCACTTCAAGTTCATTCTCACGCGCCATGAACAGGGCGCCGGACACATGGCCGAGGGCTACGCCCGCGTGACCGGCAAGCCGGGCATCGTGCTGGTGACGAGCGGCCCCGGCGCGACGAACGTCGTCACCGCCATGCAGGACGCCCTCATGGACGGCACGCCCCTGATCGTCTTCACCGGCCAGGTCGCCACCGCCGCGATCGGCTCCGACGCCTTTCAGGAAGCCGACGTGACCGGCATCACCCGCTCGTGCACCAAGTGGAACGTGCTCGTCAAGGACGTGCGCGACCTGCCGCGTTACATCAATCAGGCGTTCCACATCGCCACGACCGGCCGGCCGGGACCTGTGCTCGTGGATTTGCCCAAGGACGTGACCGCCGCCACGCTGCGCGAGCCCGTCGTCGCCGAGCCGCACATGCCCGGGTACCACGTGCGCGAGCTGGGCACGAGCGATGAAATCCAGCGCGTCGCCGACATGATCAATGGGTCCAAGCGCCCCGTGTTCTACGTCGGACAGGGCGTGATCCAGGCGGGCGGGTCGGAAGTGCTCCGCGCCTGTGCCCTCGCCGGCGACATTCCCACGACGACGACCTTGCAGGGGCTCGGCGCTTTCGACGAGTCGCACCCGCTCTCGCTGCACATGCTGGGCATGCACGGCTCGGCCTACGCCAACTGGGCCATGCAGAAGGCCGACTGCCTCATCGCCGTCGGCGCCCGTTTCGACGACCGCATCACCGGCCGGCTCTCCGGCTTCGCACCCGAAGCCAAAAAAGCCCACGCCGAGGGCCGCGGCGGGATCATTCACTTCGACATCGCCCCCGAGCAGATCGGCAAGAACGTCCCCGTGTCGATCGGCGTCGAAGGCGACGCCCGCAAGAATCTGGAGCTCCTGCTGCCGCTCATCCAGAAGCGCGACCGCTCCGAATGGCTCGCGCAGATCAACGAGTGGAAGCGCAAGTATCCCTTCCGCTACAAGCCCGACAATCGACCCGGGCATATGAAGCCCCAGCAGGTCATCGAAGAGCTCTACCGCCAGACGAACGGCGAAGCGATCATCGCCACCGGCGTGGGCCAGCATCAGATGTGGGCCGCCCAGTTCTACAAGTACAAGTACCCGCGCCACTGGATCACCTCCGGCGGGCTGGGCACGATGGGCTACGGCGTCCCGGCGTCGATCGGCGCCAAACTCGCCGTGATGGTCGAAGCCGAGAAGCGCGGCGGGAAGAACCCGATCGTCGTCGACATCGACGGCGACGGCTCGTTCTGCATGACGGCGATGGAAATGGCCACCGCCGCTCAGTACGGCATCGGTGCGAAGATCCTCATCCTCAACAATGATTTCCAGGGCATGGTCAAGCAGTGGCAGGACCTGTTCTATCAGGAGCGCTACAGCCATACCGAGATGCACAATCCCGACTTCAAGTTGCTCGCCGAGGCGATGCACTGCAAGGGCGTTCGCTGCGAAAGCGCCGCCGACTTGCCGGCGAAGATGAAGGAATTCCTCGAAGCCGACGGCCCGGTCGTGGGCGACTTCCTCGTGGAAAAACACGAGCACGTCTGGCCCATGGTCCCCGCCGGCGCCACCCTCGACGAAATGCAACTGGGCGTCATCGGCGAACTCGCCGGCGATTGA
- a CDS encoding LemA family protein, translating to MLAQYAVQSSGSQPIALYIVIGVVLVGVIWFVATYNILVRLRQQVAESWSGIDTELKRRYDLIPNLVETVKGYAKHEREVFERVIAARNQAANSHGSPKEQATDENAFIGSMKQLFAVAENYPDLKANQNFLQLQQELSNTEDRIQAARRFYNANVRDLNTRCQVLPSNIVAGMFNFKQAEFFEIEDASMRAVPKMSF from the coding sequence ATGCTTGCGCAATATGCCGTTCAATCCTCCGGGTCGCAGCCCATCGCGCTCTACATCGTGATCGGCGTCGTCCTGGTCGGCGTCATCTGGTTCGTCGCGACGTACAACATTCTCGTCCGCCTGCGCCAGCAGGTTGCCGAGTCGTGGTCCGGCATCGACACGGAGCTGAAGCGCCGTTACGACCTGATCCCCAATCTCGTCGAAACCGTCAAGGGCTACGCCAAGCATGAACGCGAGGTGTTCGAGCGCGTCATCGCCGCGCGCAATCAGGCGGCCAACTCGCACGGGTCGCCCAAGGAGCAGGCCACGGATGAAAACGCGTTCATCGGCTCGATGAAACAGCTTTTCGCCGTCGCGGAAAACTATCCCGACCTTAAAGCGAATCAGAATTTTTTGCAGCTTCAGCAGGAGTTGTCGAACACGGAGGACCGCATTCAGGCCGCGCGGCGGTTTTACAATGCGAACGTCCGCGATCTGAACACGCGCTGCCAGGTGCTTCCGTCGAACATCGTGGCGGGCATGTTCAACTTCAAGCAGGCCGAGTTCTTCGAGATTGAAGACGCGAGCATGCGGGCCGTGCCCAAAATGAGCTTCTGA
- the murC gene encoding UDP-N-acetylmuramate--L-alanine ligase codes for MYNGMSTSHLINTMTDTAFTHDPNAPLDLAGKRLHFVGIGGCGMSGLARICRSYGAIPTGTDAYASPFTDALKLDGIDVTLRQATDTVPAACDLVIASAAVSNDHPEIVETRRRKLPVLKYAQLLGRLMIGRTGVAIAGTHGKSTTTAMLAHTLIQTNQDPTFIVGATCDQIGGGARAGRPDMLIGEACEFDRSFHNFHPTHSIILNVEEDHLDIYGSLDAIIEAFGQFARKTDANGSLLIGHEGAQRTRVAAGLDCKVETIGFAPQADWVIRLNGGITLHHEGKPVCHYTCQLPGEHMAYNASVAAVTAHRLGADWEGIGKAISSFRGLDRRMQNLGVHRGVTVIDDYGHHPTEIDTTLRALRAHHKPRRLICVFQPHQHSRTRFLMNQFAASFSQADVVIVPHIYFVRDSEADRRAVSAADLVERLREQDVDAMHIDAFDDIVEYLKADAQPGDLLVVMGAGPVWKVARQFIARG; via the coding sequence ATGTACAATGGCATGTCAACCTCCCACCTGATCAACACCATGACGGACACCGCATTCACGCATGACCCCAACGCCCCGCTGGACCTGGCGGGAAAACGCCTGCATTTCGTGGGCATCGGCGGGTGCGGGATGAGCGGCCTTGCCCGCATCTGCCGCAGCTACGGCGCGATCCCCACCGGCACCGACGCCTACGCCAGTCCGTTCACCGACGCGCTGAAGCTTGACGGCATCGACGTCACGCTCCGTCAGGCCACCGACACCGTCCCCGCCGCCTGCGACCTGGTCATCGCCAGCGCGGCCGTCAGCAATGACCACCCCGAAATCGTCGAGACCCGGCGGCGGAAACTGCCCGTGCTCAAATACGCGCAGCTTCTGGGCCGGCTCATGATCGGCCGCACCGGCGTCGCCATCGCCGGGACGCATGGCAAATCGACCACCACCGCCATGCTCGCCCATACGCTCATTCAAACCAATCAGGACCCGACCTTCATCGTCGGCGCGACCTGCGACCAGATCGGCGGCGGCGCCCGCGCCGGACGACCCGACATGCTCATCGGCGAGGCCTGCGAATTCGACCGCTCCTTCCATAATTTCCACCCGACCCACAGCATCATCCTCAACGTCGAAGAAGATCACCTGGACATCTACGGCTCGCTGGACGCCATCATCGAGGCCTTCGGCCAGTTCGCCCGGAAGACGGATGCCAACGGGTCGCTGCTCATCGGGCACGAAGGCGCTCAGCGCACGCGCGTCGCGGCGGGGCTGGACTGCAAGGTCGAAACGATCGGCTTCGCCCCGCAGGCCGACTGGGTCATCCGTCTCAACGGCGGCATTACGCTGCACCACGAAGGCAAGCCGGTGTGTCACTACACCTGCCAATTGCCCGGCGAGCACATGGCGTACAACGCCTCGGTCGCCGCGGTGACGGCGCATCGCCTCGGCGCGGATTGGGAAGGGATCGGCAAGGCGATTTCGAGTTTCCGAGGGCTGGATCGGCGGATGCAGAATCTGGGCGTGCATCGCGGCGTGACGGTGATCGACGACTATGGGCATCACCCGACGGAGATCGACACGACGCTGCGGGCCCTGCGGGCGCATCACAAGCCCCGCCGGCTCATCTGCGTCTTTCAGCCGCATCAGCATTCGCGCACGCGCTTTTTGATGAATCAGTTCGCGGCGAGTTTTTCGCAGGCGGATGTGGTCATCGTGCCGCACATTTACTTCGTCCGCGACAGCGAGGCGGACCGTCGGGCGGTCAGCGCCGCCGACCTGGTCGAGCGGCTCCGCGAGCAGGACGTCGATGCGATGCACATCGACGCATTTGACGATATCGTCGAATACCTCAAGGCCGACGCCCAGCCGGGCGATTTATTGGTCGTCATGGGCGCGGGGCCGGTGTGGAAGGTGGCCCGGCAGTTCATTGCACGGGGTTGA
- a CDS encoding glycosyltransferase, translating to MSAASESTSHPPAIRLAICQPALPSYRVPVFNLLARQPGVSLSVFAGDLEGLSSGSDEAKDFQYRAAPIDEHRLGPLGFKFQQAMLDAADAKRFDLLILPWDAHYRSAAIAIRRARRCGLRTVLWGHGYSKRPRRWRTWMRNRMGKSADGVMLYTKTIADGLIRNDGFDADRVFVAQNALDQAPIQAARQAWLDKPDDLAAFQREHQLDAGKTIVFVSRLYADNRVDLLIEATANLAGEHPSFKTVIIGDGPDRERLTKLAAQRGIAERVVFTGKIYDQMKLAPWMMSSSVFCYPVNVGLSILHAFGYALPIVTSDSTAAQNPEIEALSPGVNGLTYRDGQVDDLASVIGRVLGDAAMRAKLSDGALRTVTDKYTLANMVQGFLDAMRLVDGRRRAVAAS from the coding sequence ATGAGCGCAGCGTCCGAATCAACTTCGCATCCGCCGGCGATTCGACTGGCGATCTGTCAGCCGGCGCTGCCTTCGTATCGTGTGCCGGTGTTCAATCTGCTGGCGCGTCAGCCGGGCGTTTCGCTGAGCGTGTTCGCGGGCGATCTGGAGGGGCTCAGCAGCGGGTCGGACGAGGCGAAGGATTTTCAATACCGGGCCGCGCCGATTGACGAGCATCGGCTCGGGCCGCTCGGTTTCAAGTTTCAACAGGCGATGCTCGATGCGGCGGACGCGAAGCGGTTCGATCTATTGATTCTGCCATGGGACGCGCACTACCGCTCGGCGGCGATCGCGATCCGCCGGGCACGCCGATGCGGGCTGCGGACGGTGCTTTGGGGTCACGGCTACTCGAAGCGGCCGCGCCGGTGGCGCACGTGGATGCGCAATCGCATGGGCAAATCCGCCGACGGCGTCATGCTGTACACGAAAACGATCGCGGACGGGCTGATCCGCAACGACGGCTTCGACGCCGACCGCGTCTTCGTCGCACAGAACGCGCTGGACCAGGCGCCGATTCAGGCGGCCCGACAAGCGTGGCTCGACAAGCCCGACGATCTGGCGGCCTTCCAGCGCGAGCATCAGCTCGATGCGGGCAAGACGATCGTGTTCGTCTCGCGCCTGTATGCCGACAACCGCGTGGACCTGCTCATCGAAGCGACGGCGAATCTGGCGGGCGAACATCCGTCGTTCAAAACCGTCATCATCGGCGACGGCCCGGACCGCGAGCGACTGACGAAGCTGGCGGCACAGCGCGGCATCGCCGAGCGCGTCGTTTTCACCGGGAAGATTTACGATCAGATGAAGCTGGCGCCGTGGATGATGTCGTCGAGCGTGTTCTGTTATCCGGTGAACGTGGGGCTGAGCATTCTGCATGCGTTCGGATATGCGCTGCCGATCGTGACCAGCGATTCGACTGCCGCTCAGAACCCCGAGATCGAGGCGCTTTCGCCGGGCGTCAACGGGCTGACGTATCGCGACGGCCAGGTCGATGATCTGGCGAGCGTGATCGGCCGGGTGCTGGGCGATGCGGCGATGCGGGCGAAACTCAGCGACGGGGCGCTGCGGACGGTGACGGACAAGTACACGCTGGCGAACATGGTGCAGGGGTTTTTGGATGCGATGCGCCTTGTCGACGGGCGGCGACGCGCGGTTGCAGCGTCGTGA